One window from the genome of Streptomyces sp. NBC_00287 encodes:
- a CDS encoding RNA-guided endonuclease InsQ/TnpB family protein — MQLRYAFRLYPDSGQRTALAKAFGCARVVFNDAVRAREDARRAGGAFPAAGALSRKLITEAKQTDARSWLGEVSAVVLQQSLRDAETAYKNYFASLKGERKGAKSGAPRFKSRKDARQSIRFTANARWSVTASGRLNLPKVGAVKVKWSRTLPATPTSVTVIKDAAGRYFASFVIDTDPAADATRMPDTDQTVGIDLGLTHFAVLSDGTTIDSPRFLRRAEKKLKKAQRELSRKQKGSKNREKARLKVARAHAQVTDARREFHHQLSTKLIRDNQAIGVEDLAVKALARTRLAKIVHDAGWAQFVHMLEYKAVRYGRYLVKIGRFEPTSQTCSACGVKDGPKPLHIRQWTCAACGAVHDRDHNAAKNVKTAAGLAVTACGAQVRPGLVPAQRDEAGSHGFSPEPRAA; from the coding sequence ATGCAGCTTCGGTACGCCTTCAGGCTGTACCCGGACTCCGGCCAACGCACCGCACTGGCCAAGGCGTTCGGGTGCGCCCGCGTCGTATTCAATGACGCGGTGCGTGCCAGAGAGGACGCCCGCCGTGCGGGCGGGGCATTCCCGGCGGCCGGCGCACTGTCCAGGAAGCTGATCACCGAGGCGAAACAGACCGACGCACGGTCGTGGCTGGGCGAGGTCTCCGCCGTCGTGCTCCAGCAGTCCCTGCGTGATGCCGAGACGGCCTACAAGAACTACTTCGCCTCCCTCAAAGGCGAACGGAAGGGCGCGAAGAGCGGTGCGCCCCGATTCAAGTCCCGCAAGGACGCCCGGCAGTCGATCCGTTTCACCGCCAACGCCCGCTGGTCGGTCACTGCCTCCGGGAGGCTGAACCTTCCCAAGGTCGGCGCGGTGAAGGTGAAGTGGTCACGCACCCTACCCGCCACCCCGACCTCGGTCACCGTGATCAAGGACGCGGCCGGGCGGTACTTCGCCTCCTTCGTCATCGACACCGACCCGGCGGCCGACGCCACCCGCATGCCCGACACCGACCAGACGGTCGGCATCGACCTCGGGCTGACGCACTTCGCCGTCCTCTCCGACGGCACGACAATCGACTCCCCGAGGTTTCTGCGCCGCGCCGAGAAGAAGCTGAAGAAGGCCCAGCGGGAGCTGTCCCGCAAACAGAAAGGATCCAAGAACCGCGAGAAGGCCCGCCTGAAGGTCGCCCGCGCCCACGCACAAGTCACGGACGCCCGCCGTGAGTTCCACCACCAGCTCTCCACGAAGCTGATCCGCGACAACCAAGCGATCGGCGTGGAAGACCTGGCGGTCAAAGCACTCGCACGCACAAGACTGGCCAAGATTGTGCATGACGCCGGCTGGGCACAGTTCGTGCACATGCTGGAGTACAAAGCGGTCAGGTACGGGCGGTACTTGGTGAAGATCGGCAGGTTCGAGCCGACCTCCCAGACCTGTTCAGCCTGCGGGGTCAAGGATGGCCCCAAACCTCTCCACATCAGGCAGTGGACCTGTGCCGCCTGCGGTGCGGTCCATGACCGGGACCACAACGCCGCGAAGAACGTGAAAACGGCCGCCGGACTGGCGGTTACAGCCTGTGGAGCGCAGGTAAGACCAGGACTCGTCCCGGCACAGCGCGACGAAGCAGGAAGCCATGGATTCTCACCCGAACCCCGTGCCGCGTAG
- a CDS encoding MarR family winged helix-turn-helix transcriptional regulator: MTGQTNRSRSRAAPGAGDLQAASARAVGPRAVNDLEAEQLIERRRSPQDRRRHVVEITANGLELLDKAECALAAAENEVLAALDATERETLYSLLQQAANGEGSGSCTEAWVARKASPGNG, translated from the coding sequence GTGACCGGGCAGACGAACAGGTCCCGCTCACGGGCAGCTCCCGGTGCAGGAGATCTCCAGGCTGCCAGTGCGCGGGCGGTAGGCCCACGAGCCGTCAACGACCTGGAGGCCGAGCAGCTGATCGAGCGGCGGCGCTCTCCCCAGGACCGCCGCCGCCATGTCGTGGAGATCACCGCGAACGGCCTCGAACTGCTCGACAAGGCCGAGTGCGCGCTCGCCGCAGCGGAGAACGAGGTGCTCGCCGCACTCGACGCAACAGAGCGCGAGACCCTGTACAGCCTGCTCCAGCAGGCCGCGAACGGTGAGGGAAGCGGAAGCTGCACCGAGGCCTGGGTAGCCAGGAAGGCGTCTCCCGGTAACGGGTAG
- a CDS encoding RNA polymerase subunit sigma-70, producing the protein MSADTWLEELGVSGLGEVDEAAFSGLAERHRRELHVHCYRMLGSFEDAEDTVQETFLRAWRRRETFEGRSTFRAWLYRIATNACLDLLAKCRPEPATGGEVLWLQPYPDRLLDELPAGDADEPETVAVARETIELAYLVGVQHLAPRPRAVLILRDVLGWPAKDVAEILGDSVNSVNSALQRARAGMREHLPAERQDWTGGEQDAGTRELVRRYTDASVATDVPALASMLRDDVRCSMPPTPGLYVGRDAVVNDWVESGFEGMKGLRAVPTSVNRQPAVAFYLWRKQEGAYLPLTIDVLRVTGGAITEIVTFHDDQFPRLGLPERLPADGTE; encoded by the coding sequence ATGAGTGCGGACACGTGGCTGGAGGAGCTGGGCGTGAGCGGTCTGGGCGAGGTCGACGAGGCGGCGTTCTCGGGGCTGGCGGAGCGGCACCGGCGGGAGCTGCACGTGCACTGCTACCGGATGCTCGGGTCGTTCGAGGACGCTGAGGACACCGTGCAGGAGACGTTCCTCCGTGCCTGGCGTCGGCGGGAGACCTTCGAGGGACGGTCGACGTTCCGGGCCTGGCTGTACCGGATCGCCACCAACGCCTGCCTGGACCTGCTCGCCAAATGCCGCCCGGAGCCTGCGACCGGCGGCGAGGTGCTGTGGCTCCAGCCCTACCCGGACCGGCTGCTCGACGAGCTGCCCGCGGGCGACGCGGACGAGCCGGAGACCGTCGCCGTCGCGCGGGAGACGATCGAGCTGGCGTACCTGGTCGGCGTCCAGCACCTCGCGCCGCGCCCGCGGGCCGTGCTGATCCTCCGGGATGTGCTCGGCTGGCCGGCGAAGGACGTCGCCGAGATCCTCGGGGACTCCGTCAACTCCGTGAACAGCGCGCTGCAGCGGGCCCGCGCCGGCATGCGGGAGCACCTGCCCGCCGAGCGGCAGGACTGGACCGGCGGCGAGCAGGACGCCGGGACGCGCGAGCTGGTGCGCCGCTATACCGACGCCAGCGTGGCCACGGACGTCCCGGCGCTCGCCTCGATGCTGCGGGACGACGTGCGGTGCTCGATGCCGCCCACGCCGGGCCTGTACGTCGGCCGCGACGCGGTGGTGAACGACTGGGTCGAGAGCGGCTTCGAGGGCATGAAGGGCCTGCGCGCCGTCCCCACCTCCGTGAACCGGCAGCCCGCCGTCGCCTTCTACCTCTGGCGGAAGCAGGAGGGCGCGTACCTGCCGCTGACGATCGACGTCCTGCGCGTCACCGGCGGGGCGATCACCGAGATCGTCACGTTCCACGACGACCAGTTCCCGCGGCTCGGGCTGCCCGAGCGCCTGCCGGCGGACGGCACGGAGTAG
- a CDS encoding DUF6069 family protein: MSSMNDTGVVAGPAPGRTSRTHRLRGLAGTGVIATLASMVATTLAAALAQAVGVDFEVPAGGETIPLSGFAVVTGFFSVVGIVIAAALLRWSARPAERFVWTAVSLTAISLIPPLLSGANTATTTALLGLHLVPATVMIPTWRGASASGPIDDPATGQWAAQGRARARLRRGFGSCAAA, translated from the coding sequence ATGAGCAGCATGAATGACACCGGGGTCGTCGCAGGCCCGGCGCCGGGCCGGACCAGCCGCACCCACCGACTCCGCGGCCTCGCAGGCACCGGCGTCATTGCCACGCTCGCGTCGATGGTGGCCACCACCCTCGCCGCGGCGCTTGCCCAGGCCGTCGGCGTCGACTTCGAGGTCCCCGCTGGTGGCGAGACGATCCCGTTGTCCGGGTTTGCCGTGGTGACCGGCTTCTTCTCGGTCGTGGGCATCGTCATTGCCGCCGCTCTTCTTCGTTGGAGCGCTCGCCCCGCCGAGCGATTCGTGTGGACGGCAGTGTCGTTGACCGCGATCTCGTTGATCCCGCCCCTCCTCTCCGGGGCAAACACCGCCACCACCACCGCCCTCCTCGGGCTACACCTCGTCCCTGCGACGGTGATGATCCCCACCTGGCGCGGAGCCTCCGCATCCGGACCGATTGACGATCCCGCAACGGGACAATGGGCGGCGCAAGGGCGTGCGCGAGCGCGCCTCCGACGTGGATTCGGCTCCTGCGCGGCGGCTTGA
- a CDS encoding class F sortase — MTTPPSDTARAKSRFRAWVLVMTCVALTVLAMTVFSDDEPTPPPARSATASTPPAGQPARHPAPKHLPRSKPVRLLIPKISVDAPFTELAIGRTGQLDPPPADNTNLVGWFAKGPTPGEAGTSVVAGHVDTATSPAVFADLADLKKGEVFRIKRADRRTATFVVDSVESFAKDDFPDQRVYADTPQAQIRLITCAGDYDRAAKDYTDNLVVFAHLK, encoded by the coding sequence ATGACGACTCCCCCCTCTGACACGGCCCGGGCCAAGTCCAGATTCCGCGCCTGGGTGCTGGTCATGACATGCGTCGCCCTCACCGTGCTGGCCATGACCGTCTTCAGCGACGACGAGCCGACCCCACCCCCCGCACGAAGCGCCACCGCATCAACACCGCCCGCAGGCCAGCCGGCCCGTCATCCCGCACCCAAGCACCTGCCCCGCTCCAAACCCGTACGGCTGCTGATCCCGAAGATCTCCGTCGACGCCCCCTTCACCGAACTCGCCATCGGCCGCACCGGGCAACTCGACCCCCCGCCCGCCGACAACACCAACCTCGTCGGCTGGTTCGCCAAAGGCCCCACCCCCGGAGAAGCAGGCACCTCGGTCGTCGCCGGGCACGTCGACACCGCCACCTCCCCCGCCGTCTTCGCCGACCTCGCCGACCTGAAAAAGGGCGAAGTCTTCCGCATCAAACGCGCCGACAGACGCACGGCAACCTTCGTCGTCGACAGCGTCGAAAGCTTCGCCAAAGACGACTTCCCCGACCAGCGCGTCTACGCCGACACACCCCAAGCCCAGATCCGCCTCATCACCTGCGCGGGCGACTACGACCGCGCCGCCAAGGACTACACCGACAACCTCGTCGTCTTCGCCCACCTCAAATAA
- a CDS encoding archease, with amino-acid sequence MVGDLDDELRARRQGESGHRSMPHTADTRVQAWGPTRDECLAEAARGMVGCFAEVSDVGPTAVERVRLAPSGDEDLLIALLDEVVYRVEVAGRVPVDVEVETAADGALEVRLAVTDLTDVDIIGAVPKGVSWQGLHIGPDPHGWSCTVIVDV; translated from the coding sequence ATGGTCGGCGATCTCGACGACGAACTGCGGGCGCGGCGACAGGGCGAAAGCGGTCACCGGTCGATGCCGCACACCGCCGACACGCGGGTACAGGCGTGGGGTCCCACCCGGGACGAGTGCCTGGCCGAGGCGGCGCGCGGGATGGTGGGATGCTTCGCCGAGGTCTCGGACGTAGGGCCGACCGCTGTCGAGCGGGTGCGGCTGGCGCCGAGCGGCGACGAGGACCTGCTGATCGCGTTGCTGGACGAGGTGGTCTACCGGGTGGAGGTGGCGGGCCGGGTGCCGGTGGACGTGGAAGTGGAGACCGCCGCCGACGGCGCGCTGGAGGTGCGGCTGGCGGTCACGGACCTGACGGACGTCGACATCATCGGCGCCGTACCGAAAGGGGTCTCCTGGCAGGGCCTGCACATCGGACCGGATCCGCACGGCTGGTCCTGCACGGTGATCGTCGACGTCTGA
- a CDS encoding family 43 glycosylhydrolase, with amino-acid sequence MIAGSAGATVSGVWAGSAHAAVPASPGVTYTNTIAEQRADPHIWKHTDGFYYFTATVPAYDRIVLRRATTIQGLASAAETTIWTKHSSGEMGAHIWAPEIHFIDGKWYIYFAAGAANDIWKIRPYVLECTAANPITGAWTEKGRIALPMDTFSLDATTFVVNGTRYLSWAQNDPAVGSGTNLYIARMSSPWTITGTPVRISTPTASWETIGHRVNEGPAVIQRGGKVFMTFSASATDANYCMGILTASASADLMNASSWTKTAAPVFASNAATSQYGPGHNQFTVSEDGRSDILVYHDRGYKDISGDPLNDPNRRTRVQKIYWKADGTPDFGIPVADGLTPIRLSSYNVPDRFIRHWEYRARIEANVSPLADSQFRTVTGLAGSGTLSLESANFPGYYLRHRNFEVWVEKNDGTAQFRSDASFTARAGLADPAGVSYESYNFPGRYIRHYNYLLHIQALSTANDRADATFYTQ; translated from the coding sequence GTGATCGCCGGCTCGGCCGGCGCCACCGTCTCCGGTGTCTGGGCCGGGAGCGCCCACGCCGCCGTACCCGCGTCGCCCGGGGTCACGTACACCAACACCATCGCCGAGCAGCGGGCCGACCCGCACATCTGGAAACACACCGACGGTTTCTACTACTTCACCGCCACGGTGCCGGCGTACGACCGCATCGTGCTGCGCCGCGCCACCACGATCCAGGGGCTCGCGTCGGCCGCCGAGACGACCATCTGGACCAAGCACTCCAGCGGTGAGATGGGCGCCCACATCTGGGCCCCGGAGATCCACTTCATCGACGGCAAGTGGTACATCTACTTCGCCGCGGGCGCCGCGAACGACATCTGGAAGATCCGGCCCTACGTCCTGGAGTGCACCGCCGCGAACCCGATCACGGGTGCCTGGACGGAGAAGGGCCGTATCGCGCTGCCGATGGACACGTTCTCGCTCGACGCGACGACCTTCGTCGTGAACGGCACGCGCTACCTCAGCTGGGCGCAGAACGACCCGGCCGTCGGCAGCGGTACCAACCTGTACATAGCGAGGATGTCCAGCCCCTGGACCATCACGGGCACCCCGGTCCGGATCAGCACCCCGACCGCATCCTGGGAGACCATCGGCCACCGGGTCAACGAGGGCCCGGCCGTGATCCAGCGGGGCGGCAAGGTCTTCATGACCTTCTCGGCCAGCGCCACAGACGCCAACTACTGCATGGGCATTCTGACCGCCTCCGCATCCGCCGACCTAATGAACGCCTCGTCCTGGACCAAGACCGCCGCCCCGGTCTTCGCGAGCAACGCCGCCACCAGCCAGTACGGCCCCGGCCACAACCAGTTCACGGTTTCCGAGGACGGCAGGTCGGACATCCTCGTGTACCACGACCGCGGCTACAAGGACATCAGCGGCGACCCCCTCAACGACCCCAACCGCCGCACCCGCGTCCAGAAGATCTACTGGAAGGCCGACGGCACACCCGACTTCGGCATCCCGGTCGCCGACGGCCTCACGCCGATCCGGCTTTCGTCGTACAACGTGCCCGACCGGTTCATCCGGCACTGGGAGTACCGCGCCAGGATCGAGGCGAACGTCTCGCCGCTGGCCGACTCGCAGTTCCGCACGGTCACCGGTCTCGCCGGCAGCGGCACGCTCTCCCTGGAGTCGGCCAACTTCCCCGGCTACTACCTGCGCCACAGGAACTTCGAGGTGTGGGTGGAGAAGAACGACGGGACTGCCCAGTTCCGCAGCGACGCCTCCTTCACCGCCCGCGCCGGCCTCGCGGACCCCGCCGGGGTCTCCTACGAGTCGTACAACTTCCCGGGCCGCTACATCCGCCACTACAACTATCTGCTGCACATCCAGGCTCTCAGCACGGCGAACGACCGGGCCGACGCCACCTTCTACACTCAGTGA
- the abc-f gene encoding ribosomal protection-like ABC-F family protein, which translates to MRDRAHTPLPAVGSDGVAQLSVKDVTKSYGTHTVLDQVCFTVRPGERAAVIGENGSGKSTVLRLLAAAEIPDAGEITVSFPGGTGHLAQTPGLDAACTVQDAVDLALSELRDMERRLRAAEESLAEATAEELAAYGELLTAYEERGGYQADARVDAAMHGLGLARITRDRLLGSLSGGEQSRLALACVLAAAPELLLLDEPTNHLDAAAVRWLEEHLRAHRGTVVAVTHDSGFLERIATTILEVDRDERTVRRYGDGWAGYRAAKATARRGAGQRYADWAEEVARMEELLQAAGRRLATTGRDPRQGFGKHRRSSEAKLGGQVRSVRERLAQLRRNPVPKPPAPLRFTTALAAADGPAEGPLAALDNVRVGERLRLDGLLAIAPGQRLLVTGENGAGKTTLLRVLAGDLEPDAGTAHRPARTGYLAQELPAHPTRLPLLAAFAAGRPGLPDEYAEQLLALGLFREEDLHTPVAALSAGQQRRLQIATLVTRPADLLVLDEPTNHIALDLVEDLQTALAAYPGAVVAVSHDRSFCSRFEGEQLELHAGRRS; encoded by the coding sequence ATGCGCGACCGTGCCCATACCCCCCTGCCCGCCGTCGGCTCCGACGGCGTGGCGCAGCTGTCCGTCAAGGACGTCACCAAGTCCTATGGCACCCACACCGTTCTCGACCAGGTCTGCTTCACGGTCCGGCCGGGCGAGAGGGCTGCCGTCATCGGCGAGAACGGTTCCGGCAAGTCCACCGTGCTGCGGCTGCTCGCCGCAGCCGAGATCCCGGACGCCGGGGAGATCACCGTCAGCTTCCCCGGCGGCACCGGCCACCTCGCCCAGACACCCGGCCTCGATGCGGCCTGTACCGTGCAGGACGCCGTCGACCTGGCCCTGAGCGAACTGCGCGATATGGAGCGAAGGCTCCGTGCGGCAGAGGAGTCCCTGGCAGAGGCGACGGCCGAGGAACTCGCCGCGTACGGCGAACTGCTGACCGCATACGAGGAACGCGGCGGATACCAGGCGGACGCCCGCGTGGATGCCGCGATGCACGGGCTCGGACTCGCGCGGATCACCCGTGACCGCCTGCTCGGCTCGCTGTCCGGCGGCGAGCAGTCGCGGCTCGCACTCGCCTGTGTCCTGGCCGCCGCCCCCGAACTGCTGCTCCTGGATGAACCGACCAACCACCTCGACGCGGCGGCCGTGCGCTGGCTGGAGGAGCACCTGCGCGCACACCGCGGCACTGTCGTCGCGGTCACCCACGACAGCGGCTTCCTGGAGCGCATCGCCACCACGATCCTCGAGGTCGACCGGGATGAGCGCACCGTGCGCCGATACGGCGACGGCTGGGCCGGCTACCGCGCCGCGAAGGCCACCGCCCGGCGCGGCGCAGGGCAGCGATACGCGGACTGGGCCGAGGAGGTGGCCCGCATGGAAGAACTCCTCCAGGCCGCAGGCAGGCGGCTCGCCACCACCGGCCGCGACCCGAGGCAGGGTTTCGGCAAGCACCGCCGCTCCAGCGAGGCGAAGCTCGGCGGGCAGGTGCGCTCCGTCCGGGAGCGCCTGGCCCAGCTGCGGCGCAACCCCGTGCCGAAGCCGCCGGCACCGCTCCGTTTCACGACGGCACTGGCAGCAGCAGACGGCCCGGCCGAGGGCCCCCTCGCCGCGCTCGACAACGTACGGGTCGGCGAACGGCTGCGTCTGGACGGGCTCCTGGCGATCGCGCCCGGACAGCGGCTGCTGGTCACGGGCGAGAACGGCGCGGGCAAGACCACGCTGCTGCGTGTCCTGGCGGGCGACCTGGAGCCGGACGCGGGCACCGCACACCGCCCCGCCCGGACCGGCTACCTCGCGCAGGAACTGCCCGCGCACCCCACGCGTCTCCCGCTGCTCGCCGCGTTCGCTGCCGGCCGGCCGGGACTGCCGGACGAGTACGCCGAACAGCTCCTGGCCCTGGGCCTGTTCCGCGAGGAAGATCTGCACACCCCGGTCGCCGCCCTGTCCGCGGGACAGCAGCGGCGACTGCAGATCGCGACCCTGGTGACCCGGCCCGCGGACCTCCTCGTCCTTGACGAGCCGACCAACCACATCGCACTCGACCTGGTCGAGGACCTTCAGACCGCGCTCGCGGCATACCCGGGGGCGGTGGTCGCGGTCTCGCACGACCGGAGCTTTTGCTCACGCTTCGAAGGCGAGCAGCTGGAGCTGCATGCCGGCCGCAGAAGCTGA
- a CDS encoding RtcB family protein, with amino-acid sequence MELVEERPFRYRIDPQAGMRVPGIVFASRELLADAEQSLEQVAHVAALPGIVAASYAMPDIHWGYGFPIGGVAATDVADGGVVSPGGVGFDISCGVRLLAADCDYETFRSALPAVMDGLDRAIPRGAGPGGVWRPEGAGDLERLLAGGSRFAVDRGHGEERDLLRCEDGGAVADADVTQVGQRARERGLVQVGSLGSANHFLEVQRVDEVYDEATAAAFGIAPDQVCVMIHCGSRGLGHQICTDHVRLMDGAMARYGITVPDRQLACTPVHSPEGRAYLGAMAAAANYGRANRQLLSDATRDVFRRAAGARLSLVYDVSHNLAKIETHPVDGARRQLCVHRKGATRAFPPGHPELPEDIREFGQPVLIPGTLGTASYVLAGVAGGDAFFSTCHGAGRTMSRHQAARTVTGSQLRARLRQAGIAARPKSWRGLTEETPEAYKDVDAVVAASEGAGLCRKIARLVPLGVVKG; translated from the coding sequence ATGGAGTTGGTCGAGGAACGCCCCTTCCGGTACCGCATCGATCCGCAGGCGGGCATGCGGGTGCCCGGGATCGTGTTCGCCTCCCGCGAGCTGCTCGCCGACGCCGAGCAGTCCCTGGAGCAGGTCGCCCACGTGGCCGCCCTGCCCGGCATCGTCGCCGCCTCGTACGCCATGCCGGACATCCACTGGGGTTACGGCTTCCCCATCGGCGGCGTCGCGGCCACCGACGTGGCCGACGGCGGTGTGGTCTCACCGGGCGGTGTCGGCTTCGACATCTCCTGCGGGGTGCGGCTGCTGGCCGCCGACTGCGACTACGAGACGTTCCGGTCCGCGCTGCCCGCGGTCATGGACGGCCTGGACCGGGCGATTCCGCGCGGAGCCGGCCCCGGTGGCGTGTGGCGGCCGGAGGGTGCCGGAGATCTGGAGCGGCTGCTGGCCGGGGGCTCCCGCTTCGCCGTGGACCGGGGGCATGGGGAGGAACGCGATCTACTGCGCTGCGAGGACGGCGGTGCGGTCGCAGACGCCGATGTGACGCAGGTCGGGCAGCGGGCTCGGGAGCGCGGCCTCGTCCAGGTGGGCAGCCTTGGCTCCGCCAACCACTTCCTGGAGGTGCAGCGGGTCGACGAGGTGTACGACGAGGCCACGGCGGCCGCCTTCGGAATCGCCCCGGACCAGGTGTGCGTGATGATCCACTGCGGTTCTCGCGGGCTCGGGCACCAGATCTGCACCGACCACGTACGCCTGATGGACGGCGCCATGGCCCGTTACGGCATCACGGTGCCCGACCGGCAGCTGGCCTGCACCCCGGTGCACTCCCCCGAGGGACGGGCGTATCTCGGGGCGATGGCCGCGGCCGCCAACTACGGCCGGGCGAACCGCCAGTTGCTGTCCGACGCGACCCGTGACGTCTTCCGGCGCGCGGCGGGTGCCCGGCTGTCGCTGGTGTACGACGTCTCGCACAACCTCGCCAAGATCGAGACGCATCCGGTGGACGGAGCCCGGCGGCAGCTGTGCGTGCACCGTAAGGGCGCCACCCGGGCCTTCCCGCCCGGACATCCCGAACTGCCCGAGGACATCCGGGAGTTCGGGCAGCCGGTGCTGATCCCCGGCACCCTCGGCACGGCCTCGTACGTGCTGGCGGGTGTGGCCGGGGGCGACGCCTTCTTCTCCACCTGCCACGGCGCGGGCCGCACCATGAGCCGCCATCAGGCCGCGCGCACCGTCACCGGCAGCCAACTGCGGGCGCGTCTGCGCCAGGCCGGCATCGCCGCCCGTCCGAAGTCCTGGCGCGGTCTGACCGAGGAGACCCCGGAGGCGTACAAGGACGTCGACGCCGTCGTGGCCGCGAGCGAGGGGGCGGGGTTGTGCCGCAAGATCGCCCGGCTCGTCCCGCTCGGGGTGGTCAAAGGGTGA
- a CDS encoding class I SAM-dependent methyltransferase produces the protein MPFDHNDHYHRLLLRQVPRNCGAALDVGCGTGRFARRLAHLGMEVDAIDPSEEAIAEARALSERMAGDRSPRFQHADVTEVQLPQAHYDFISCLASIHHMPFGTVAALRDALAPGGVLVILGCYPEKTRLDWAWSLAAVPVNAVARLTVAFTDKLRPAAAAAGRERVKAPVRQPTVPLLHIRREAAVLLPGCSIRRRLFWRYLLVFRKGGDGPEGAVEVMTRARSLSQ, from the coding sequence GTGCCCTTTGATCACAACGACCACTATCACCGTCTGCTGTTGCGTCAGGTGCCGCGGAATTGCGGTGCGGCCCTGGACGTCGGCTGTGGGACCGGCCGATTCGCTCGTCGGCTCGCTCACCTGGGCATGGAGGTCGATGCGATCGACCCGTCGGAAGAGGCCATCGCGGAGGCCCGTGCGCTGTCGGAGCGGATGGCCGGTGACCGGAGCCCACGCTTCCAGCACGCGGACGTCACCGAAGTCCAACTGCCCCAAGCGCACTACGACTTCATCTCGTGCCTCGCCAGCATCCATCACATGCCCTTCGGGACCGTAGCCGCACTGCGCGACGCACTCGCGCCCGGCGGCGTCCTCGTGATCTTGGGATGCTATCCGGAGAAGACCCGCCTCGACTGGGCTTGGAGCCTGGCGGCCGTGCCCGTCAACGCCGTCGCCAGGCTGACCGTCGCCTTCACGGACAAGCTTCGCCCCGCCGCCGCTGCGGCCGGTCGAGAACGAGTGAAAGCACCGGTGCGGCAGCCAACCGTTCCCCTGCTGCATATCCGTCGGGAGGCCGCGGTCCTGCTACCTGGATGCAGCATCCGTAGGCGCCTCTTCTGGCGCTATCTGCTCGTCTTTCGCAAGGGCGGTGACGGGCCTGAGGGCGCTGTCGAAGTGATGACGCGGGCTAGGAGCCTGTCTCAGTAA
- a CDS encoding DUF2267 domain-containing protein, with amino-acid sequence MSRRCRFPPRPTGTRGRNRAPLGDRHPEGTVTLSETLPAAQLPAPLDEALRPDRGRTGSSGCARFLSRVAQETDARPRPAEGDTNAVPSTIADAVCGGQVNHPRGVPAALHPPRPPPPASTASRSPHRPRPAAPRRRGARSPTAPRHATREVR; translated from the coding sequence ATGTCCCGCCGATGCCGTTTTCCTCCACGGCCCACGGGCACCCGGGGCCGGAATCGCGCACCCTTGGGGGACCGACATCCGGAGGGCACCGTGACGCTCTCGGAGACTCTGCCGGCGGCCCAGCTGCCCGCTCCCCTGGACGAGGCCCTGCGCCCCGACCGGGGACGCACGGGTTCCTCCGGCTGCGCGCGGTTCCTCAGCCGGGTGGCCCAGGAGACAGACGCCCGGCCACGCCCCGCGGAGGGCGACACGAATGCCGTGCCGTCCACCATCGCCGACGCGGTCTGCGGCGGGCAGGTCAACCATCCGCGTGGTGTGCCAGCCGCGCTGCACCCGCCACGCCCTCCGCCACCGGCATCGACCGCGAGCAGATCTCCGCACAGGCCCAGGCCTGCTGCACCACGCCGCCGCGGGGCACGCTCCCCGACCGCACCTCGGCACGCAACGCGGGAGGTCCGATGA
- a CDS encoding phosphoribosyltransferase family protein: MPFRDRRQAGRELAARLRVRPEKGALPYPAVLALPRGGVAMARAVAEALDAPLDVLVTRSIGVPFPEEVGVDAPGGEDPLLFDLVERERAEAHRREERYRRGCPVPDLTGHTAIVVGDGLATGSTARAAVRCPRAWSSRCRCVRRIRPTCCAARPTTCSACVGQTRATRTRTSSS, encoded by the coding sequence ATGCCGTTCCGAGACCGCAGGCAGGCAGGCCGGGAGCTCGCCGCGCGGCTGCGCGTCAGGCCGGAGAAGGGCGCGCTGCCGTATCCGGCCGTCCTGGCCCTGCCCCGCGGCGGCGTGGCGATGGCCCGCGCGGTGGCAGAGGCCCTCGATGCGCCGCTGGACGTGCTGGTCACCCGCTCGATCGGGGTGCCGTTCCCGGAGGAAGTGGGCGTCGACGCGCCGGGGGGCGAGGACCCTCTGCTCTTCGACCTCGTGGAGCGGGAACGGGCCGAGGCGCATCGCCGGGAGGAACGCTATCGACGGGGCTGCCCGGTTCCCGACCTGACGGGGCATACCGCGATCGTCGTCGGTGACGGCCTGGCCACCGGATCCACAGCGCGTGCCGCGGTCAGGTGCCCGCGCGCGTGGTCCTCGCGGTGCCGGTGTGTGCGCCGTATACGGCCGACCTGCTGCGCGGCAAGACCGACGACATGCTCTGCCTGCGTCGGCCAGACGCGTGCAACTCGTACGAGGACTTCGAGCAGTTGA